A genome region from Trachemys scripta elegans isolate TJP31775 chromosome 2, CAS_Tse_1.0, whole genome shotgun sequence includes the following:
- the LOC117873493 gene encoding transmembrane protein 68-like isoform X1, which produces MIHRNESCTSGQVPTSYLCCLIYILEEWTGVEYLEDYLNYVAYLLWVFTPLIIVFILPGLILLLLYISIILLYVYKRKNELKEAYSNDIWDGARQMVATLWDGHARIWHGYEVHGLEKIPEGPGLVVFYHGATPIDYFYFLAKLFILKNRMCYTVADHFVFKLPGFKLLLDVFGVMHGPKEECVKALKNGHLVAISPGGVREALFSDENYVLVWGNRMGFAQVAIDAKVPIIPMFTQNVREGIRTLGGIRLFRLIYERLRLPLVPIYGEFPVKFRTYIGDPIPYDPNINAAELSGKAKAAIQSLIDRHQKIPGNVFRALMERFETQQKED; this is translated from the exons ATGATACATAGAAATGAATCCTGTACTTCAGGGCAGGTACCTACGAGCTACTTATGCTGCCTGATTTACATATTGGAAGAATGGACTGGTGTGGAGTACCTTGAGGACTATCTGAATTATGTGGCCTACCTTTTATGGGTGTTTACTCCACTCATAATAGTTTTTATACTTCCTGGActtatcctcctcctcctctacattTCCATTATTTTACTTTATGTTTATAAGAGGAAGAATGAACTAAAAGAGGCTTATTCCAATGATATCTGGGATGGTGCAAGGCAAATGGTGGCAACTTTATGGGATGGACATGCAAGAATATGGCACG GTTATGAGGTTCATGGTCTGGAAAAAATACCAGAAGGACCCGGGCTTGTTGTTTTTTACCATGGCGCAACTCCTATAGACTATTTCTACTTCTTGGCTAAACTCTTTATACTGAAGAACAGAATGTGCTATACAGTAGCTGATCACTTTGTCTTTAAATTACCAG GGTTTAAACTTTTACTTGATGTGTTTGGAGTTATGCATGGACCAAAGGAAGAATGTGTTAAAGCtctgaagaatggccacttggtGGCTATCTCGCCAGGTGGAGTTAGAGAAGCACTCTTTAGTGATGAAAACTATGTTCTTGTATGGGGTAATCGTATGGGCTTTGCTCAAGTGGCCATTGATGCAAAAGTG CCCATCATTCCTATGTTCACACAAAATGTTCGGGAAGGAATTAGGACATTAGGAGGAATAA GATTATTTAGGTTGATATATGAACGTCTTCGATTACCCCTCGTTCCTATATATGGAGAGTTTCCAGTCAAATTTCGTACATACATTGGAGATCCTATTCCATATGATCCAAATATAAATGCTGCAGAACTGTCTGGAAAG GCAAAGGCTGCAATCCAGTCTTTAATAGACAGACATCAGAAAATACCAGGAAATGTATTTAGGGCTTTAATGGAACGATTTGAGACACAGCAGAAAGAAGACTAG
- the LOC117873493 gene encoding transmembrane protein 68-like isoform X2, with protein sequence MTWKGGFKLLLDVFGVMHGPKEECVKALKNGHLVAISPGGVREALFSDENYVLVWGNRMGFAQVAIDAKVPIIPMFTQNVREGIRTLGGIRLFRLIYERLRLPLVPIYGEFPVKFRTYIGDPIPYDPNINAAELSGKAKAAIQSLIDRHQKIPGNVFRALMERFETQQKED encoded by the exons ATGACTTGGAAAGGAG GGTTTAAACTTTTACTTGATGTGTTTGGAGTTATGCATGGACCAAAGGAAGAATGTGTTAAAGCtctgaagaatggccacttggtGGCTATCTCGCCAGGTGGAGTTAGAGAAGCACTCTTTAGTGATGAAAACTATGTTCTTGTATGGGGTAATCGTATGGGCTTTGCTCAAGTGGCCATTGATGCAAAAGTG CCCATCATTCCTATGTTCACACAAAATGTTCGGGAAGGAATTAGGACATTAGGAGGAATAA GATTATTTAGGTTGATATATGAACGTCTTCGATTACCCCTCGTTCCTATATATGGAGAGTTTCCAGTCAAATTTCGTACATACATTGGAGATCCTATTCCATATGATCCAAATATAAATGCTGCAGAACTGTCTGGAAAG GCAAAGGCTGCAATCCAGTCTTTAATAGACAGACATCAGAAAATACCAGGAAATGTATTTAGGGCTTTAATGGAACGATTTGAGACACAGCAGAAAGAAGACTAG